TCATTAACGATCTTGAAAGTAAGTGGAAGCCTCAAACCGAAGCACCAGAAATGCCAAACTTTGATCAATTTTTGGGCTCCCAAATGGCTGCAGATGCATTGGCAAAAGGGTTCATAGTAAAAAAGTTACAGAAACAGAAACTGAAGGAGAGCATAAATTTGGAAGAGTATGAAGAGTTTGAACTTGTTGTTCCTCCAGGATCAGTACTTCTATTTCCAAGCGATACAGCGGTGGGCATTGATGACCTCCAAGCAATGAATATTGGGGTGAAGAATTTGATTGTTTTGGATGGAACATGGGCAAAGGCAAAGAGGGTGTACAAGGAGAATCCATGGCTGAGGCTTTTGCCGCATCTGAAGCTGGTGATGGATACATTGAGCTTGTTTAGAGAGGTGAGGCGTCAGCCAAAAGCTGCTTGTTTGTCTAGCATTGAGAGCATTGTTTATGCACTGAAGGCAGTAGGGGAGAATCCTGAGGGTTTGGATAATCTTTTGGATGTTTTGGACTCCATGGTTGGAGATCAAAGGCGATGTAAAGATGAGAGGTTGCTGCAGCATGATCATTGAGCACAATCTTCTATACAAAACTCTGCCCCACAATATCTGTCCTTTGTTTAGACATGAAATGTTGCAAGTGAAATGATAGGAAGGAAAAGAGGACTAAATAAAAATGCATCTTTAAAaacaatattttcatatttcggCTCGGTTTGTTTTGTATTTAGAAATTGTTTTTAAGTTGgaaaatgttttttttcttgaacaaaataatttatttttaattgtttaattttaaaaatatattaataaatttatatattaaaattttattaaaaatttttatatacgaaaaataattttttttaaaaaatatcatttatttcataaaaaatatttttttcacaaTCGCTGATTGACAAGCTCCTTCAAACGCCTAAAaaggaagtttttttttttctttaagatGGCAGagaatgtaaaaaatattttttttaattttttaatatttaaatatttaaaattaatcaataaaacatattttttaattaaaaaaattaaattatttttaaaatatgacttttttatttaaaaaaattatttttaactttttaagaattttattaaaatttctatatataaatttattaattatttttaaattaaaattaaataataaaaaataagttattttgttaaataatattttttaaaaaaatattattttataaaaatattttttataaaaaatattttataaatataaattattttttaaaaaatattttttgtaaaaactattttctttaaaaaaatatttttttcaccatataatttattatttaattttaattttaaaaaaataaaatatgttaaaaaattatatataaaaagttttaataatatttttaaaatataaaaaataacatttttttaaagaaaaaacgtcatttcttttaaaatgattattttttattataaaaattattattgattaaattttttaaatgttctaaaaaaatattattcataaaaacCGAGGCTTGATgtggaaaattttttataatttagtgaCAATTTTATagcttttttaaatttattcgttaaaaaattcaaactctttaattttttaaatttaattttttagctaTAATTGTGAGATATTAAAAATgattgtttatattattttaaatttaaaatttagaatataaaaatGTATTGACATaaaggtttgatttttttttttcagtaagTTTCGTTTTTATATATTCAAAacttttaagttaaaatttaattgctctgattaaaaattcagagatttaAGAGGACTAAATTGATTATTGCGTAAAAGTTTTAAGGTATAATTTGGGCCTTTGTGGGTGGATAATTATGAGCCAACCAAGAAAGGGAAAGATAAACTCACTGGCCTTTCACAAAACAAACAGGCTTTTAAATTACGATTCTACCCTTACTAGTTTCTATCGGAATTGAGACTTTCTTTTTCGTAGTTCATGTGCTCTAACTTCAAGTCAAATGCTTGCAAAGCTCCGTTCATGGCCgcacaaaaccctaatcaaaacCCCCAATTCTTCTCCGTTTAGTTGTTTCTCTCGTTTCTTAAGCCATTCTTTCTCTAATGACCCATATGATCCACCATTTGCTGTCACCTCCAAACCCACAAAATCCAAACACAAACCCAAAAGGACGCCAACAAAATCTACGGAGCCGATTGTAGAACCGAATGACCTAAAACTCCCATTAAAATCCGATCTTCCTTTTGAATTCCGATACTCGTACTCCGAGTCCAACCAGGCCGTTGAGCCAATTGGGTATCGTGAGCCGAAGCGATTTTCGCCATTCGGGCCTGGTCGTCTTGATAGGAAATGGACAGGGACTGCAGCTCCAGTTCAATCGGAAGTAGATATGGAGAAGGTGATAGAGGAGAGGAATCGGGTTCTTGGGGAACCGCTTACGGAGGAGGAGGTGGACGAGCTCGTGGAACGATATCGGCACAGTGATTGTTCTAGGCAAATTAATATAGGTAAGTTCTGATAAGTATACAATATACATGTTCCCTATCTTATCAGCAATGCATATGGATTTCTGATCCTGGCATTTTCAGTGATGTCTGAACTTCCGAGTCTTACACTATTTAGGAGAAGTAAGGTTTGTTTGGGAGGAAAAGGAAATTTATTAAGGTATTGGATCTTGTCAAGAGAAACCCTTTCGCACCCACCAATTTTGTGGGTTAACAATGGAggttttttaagtttttttttttaaaaaaaaaaaatgaaaaatctcAATCTCTCTCAAACACAAATGCGAAGTTTCTAAACCTTGAAAACCTCCCATTACTTTAAAAACCCTTCTCCTAAACAAAGGCTTAGAGTTACTTGCTTGCATATGCTGTTCGTAGGGGACTGAGATTTTACTTTATGGTAGGGAAGGGGGGAGTTACTCACAACATGTTGGATGACATCCACAATCATTGGAGGAGGGCTGAAGCTGTGAGGATAAAGTGCTTGGGAGTGCCTACTCTTGATATGGACAATGTCTGCTTCCATCTTGAGGTCTGCTTCAAATTCAGTATCCATTAATTTGATTTTCTAGTTCTGTTTCTAGTATTGAGAGATTATTAGCTGATGTAGATGGTGGTGGCGCTGTAGGATAAATCTGGTGGAAAGATTATCTACAGACATATCAATATCCTTCTTTTATATCGGGGTCGAAACTATAATCCAGAGAACCGGGTTGTTATACCTCTCATGTTGTGGAAGCCTTATGCTCCTATATATCCAAAGCTTGTCAAGAATGTAGCTGATGGCCTGACATttgaagaaacaaaagaaatgaGAAACAGAGGACTAAATTCTCCCGCCCTAATGAAACTTAGTAAGTTGATTATTTCCCCAGATGTGATAGACTGCTGCACCTATTGTTCTATATTAACAGTTGAAGGTAATTAACAAGTGGGATTTTTGAATGGCACATTTTTTTCAGCCAGGAACGGTGTGTATGTGAATGTAGTGGAGAGAGTGAGAGAAGCCTTCAAGACTGAAGAGGTTGTAAGGCTAGACTGCACTCATGTTGGCACCAGTGACTGCAAAAAGATTGGTGTGAAGCTAAGGGTACAACTCAGTTTGATATTAAGCTTATAAAGGAGTTTCTTTTGTGGACCTCTATTCTAAATTACTTGTTATTGCTTTCCCTGTTACCACAAATGCAGGATTTGGTGCCTTGTGTTCCTATTTTATTCAAGGATGAGCAGATTATACTCTGGAGAGGCACAAGAGATCAGCAACAAGATCCATCAGCTTCTTTAATGTCGCCCTTACATGCTTGAGTAGGTTATAAAATTGGCAAGGTGCGATTTATGACTGCTTAGATGATGAAGTCTTCTTGTATACTGGTGGATTGACCTGTTGTTCAAAATTGTACTGAAAGCTATTGTAGATTAATCTGAATGTCCTTCATTATTTTGCACATAGCTATAGCAAATTAGAATTTAGGAATTCTTTTGCTGTCAAGAGACATGAAAAGGGGCGAAAATAGAATCAAATTTCCTTTATTGTAGGCATTGATTATGAATCAGAGACGGAGACGGGACAGATTTCTCCGTCCAGCACCCAACATGTTAAGGAGTCTGATTATTCTGAGGGATTGTTAATGTACAGTAGCAACTCTATAAGCAACACATTTGATGTGATGATATAAGCAACTTGATCTGGAAAGGAGTAGGTTGAGCTTTTCTCACGAATCACATAAACAATGATCGGAgccatttaaatttcaaaaaaaaaaggagcCATTTGTCATTATATGGTGAAAAATGCATCACTGATGTTACCCGGAAAATAACGTCGAAGGTTTGAGACTGGGGCCCGCAGAAGCTGGCTACTTGCATTGTCGCAGTCATCAGGGGATAGCAGAGGGTCGGGTCGTCTATGTTGCCCCAGTAGAGGTGTATTCGCAATCCCTCGCTCTCCGGAAGGAGTGAGATGAAATTGGCTAGACGTCCTCCAGAGCAGCAAAATCAAATTATTACGGATTTGAAGATAATCTTTAATAATGGACCAAAATATTGATCTTTCATATCGGACAATAGATAAAGTTGAATTCATTCAACAACAAAACAAGGGTCAAAGGCTACTATATGTAAAACTTAGTAGAGCCTATTCCCAGTCGGTCATACACCGGTGAAGGATAACATACAGACTGGAGTTAAGAGCTTGATTACCCATTGGGTCCGACACAAGAAGTTGGTCGGTATCACATAGGTAATCTACAATTGTAGCATCAACTATTCGATTAACACAACATGTAGAATATTTACATTGACCTGCGAAGCATGAACTCTCTTTTGAAATCTAGGAACGTGGGAAGTGGAGATGCAACCGTTCTATGGTCCCATTAGAATCTTCCTTAGCTGCCTCTTTTCATGCAAGCATCCTGAACTAGCCAAAGAGGTTATCCAAACTTGATCAGACCTAACAGGCTCGTCATCATCATTTCTGTGCCAGGTCCAGTAGGCATGACTTGAATTCACTAATTTGAGTTCGCCATGACCAAAACTTGCCTCACGGAAGACTGACCACTCTGGCTGTGGATTTATGTATCTGTCAGGAAAAGTTGAGATTGTTAAAGTTTACTGATAAAGAGATACACTAGATTGTTATTACACCCGTGAGTATCATTTTGCAGGACCATATTTCACCCATCAATCAGTAACTTAAAAACATCTAATGTATGTTACCTTTATGTAACACCATATATATCATTGACATACCATATGAGTTTCTCTCTAGTTCTGCAATTCACATATTCCTTTGAAATCTATTTATCGAATTTGACCACCGAAAACCTAACTATCCTAGCCAGTTAATATTTGATTCCAAGTCTGAGCAAACCTagttaataaattcaaaaaacTTATCATATAATAATGAACTGGAGTGTGATTCCGTAAGAATAAGAAATATCCTGATCTCCCACAACTCATTTGACAAGCATGGAAGCGTGGAATGGGATACATCAACATCATTTTTGGCAATTTTCCATTCACAGCCAAAGGCAATCAGACGAaccaattattaaattttaccaCAAATTCACTGTCAAAAGATTCAGAACTTACTTTTGGGCTAAACCTTCTCTGTTTCCTCCATCTCCAATGGTTATATGAACAGCACCACATGGATCTAAGTTTCCCTGATTAACCCGTTTCTGTCAAATAGACCACCAGATAGCATAAGCAAAGTTTCATGAAATTGAGAATTAATGAAAACACAGCACTATACCGTGCGTTCATAAGCATGCACATGCCCAGCTAGCACTATATCCACACCAGCACCATAAAGCAATGGCTCTATAGCTGCCTTCATCTCATCCCCTTCACCTTGATGAGCATGGTTGCTATTATACCATGGCACATGGAATAGTACAAGTAACCAAGGTACCTTCTTCCGGTCTACCTTAGCAAGATCAGCCTGTAGATAAAATATACAGGGAAATCCAATAATATGAAAGTAGTATTTTGCATGGGATTTTGGCTCAAGTAGCAATCaggaaaagaaaacaaataagacCTCATCTTTTATGCTCAAGAAAATACAGACCAATGTCCCAAGTCAAGGATTAACTGTTAAAGGTTGTACTTCATGATGGAAACTAATGTGCACTATTCATGTACTAAAACTTTCATATAGTTAGATAGTCCCAataacagtgagttcagatgaTATCATTTCTCTATAAAACTGGCATGCATAAAAACACATGGAACTGAACAACAGGTATAGAAAACCACCAAGAGTCAAAAATTTTCTTCCCAAACATCCCCTTGTACCACTAGGAATCAATCATTGTAGACAGTCACTCAATGCTTGTCAATACATTACAAATCCATTTAAgagaagaattaaaaaaaaaagaagaaaagatccTTCCTGTTCCTCTGCAGACTTTCTTCTTCCCTCTGCAAAATCTCTACCTCTCTGTCTTTCTCCCTCTCTCattgattaataattatttattttaaataataggcAATTGACACTTCATAAGTATCAAAAAGATCAATACACatttatagaaaattttttatgtattactcataaatattaaaaaaaactaattataacatttaaaacagTATACATcttatacaaaattttaaattactattaaaacTTATGTAAATACAATCTATGTTaactttagttttaattttagttcaaaTCTTGATTATTTCacgtaaaattataatatttttatatttattttagaatagtaaataattttaaatttttaacatcaaaacaataataaaaataacaatactAACATTTagacaataataatattaatattacaaATATATTATATCTAAttctcaataaaaatattatattattttatacatagtttttaattataacatttttaattagaaaatatatttgtaattaacatttaaaaatatattatataactaATATGTGATTcattcatataattaaaaattataaagtaacttaatacatttatacctaaaattattttaaaacttataaaaataaaagataatattaaACTATATACAGTTATATGTAAATATAACTTAGattttctatttatatatatatatatataatatataaataatatatgcaATTATAATTACATATAAGTATAtccataatttattaaatttataaatacatcTAAGATTAAATGTATAAAATCGGTTATTCAATTTCTGGTTTTTGATAAAGAATTAGAACCGAACCAGAATTGTAGATATGAGTTCAGTTGGATATGGTCCGGTTCTCACAGtagcaattttttttattcctaTACGGTTCTTGGGTTTGGAATCCCCGCGAACCATGCACAATCATAGTGACATATCATTTTGTGCCATCCAAGCACGTTTAACATTGTGCGCCTTTCATGCGCCTCACTTCTACAAAAAGAATCTAACATAAAAAGATAAATGATCAATAGAAGTCAACAAGGTCTAGTTCCAGGCTATTTCTAGTTTGAAACTAGCAATTTCGGTTTGTAGCTTGGGAGGTTCTGAACCGGACTGTAAGATCTGCCTCAAAGACGTTTTGGGACCAGTGGTTCCTACTTGGTTTCAGTTATGGGTTTGATGCAAGCCTACAGTTAAAactttct
The genomic region above belongs to Manihot esculenta cultivar AM560-2 chromosome 3, M.esculenta_v8, whole genome shotgun sequence and contains:
- the LOC110611208 gene encoding CRS2-associated factor 2, mitochondrial, whose amino-acid sequence is MLAKLRSWPHKTLIKTPNSSPFSCFSRFLSHSFSNDPYDPPFAVTSKPTKSKHKPKRTPTKSTEPIVEPNDLKLPLKSDLPFEFRYSYSESNQAVEPIGYREPKRFSPFGPGRLDRKWTGTAAPVQSEVDMEKVIEERNRVLGEPLTEEEVDELVERYRHSDCSRQINIGKGGVTHNMLDDIHNHWRRAEAVRIKCLGVPTLDMDNVCFHLEDKSGGKIIYRHINILLLYRGRNYNPENRVVIPLMLWKPYAPIYPKLVKNVADGLTFEETKEMRNRGLNSPALMKLTRNGVYVNVVERVREAFKTEEVVRLDCTHVGTSDCKKIGVKLRDLVPCVPILFKDEQIILWRGTRDQQQDPSASLMSPLHA
- the LOC110612081 gene encoding uncharacterized protein LOC110612081; translation: MAWMRLPTRNNPVFCSIFNHLHFQKSNSPKTLTMAVADSSSKRPTCPSCSKPTRLCLCSRIQNPLLDNKVSVTILQHSKEKKHPLNSVRIAKLGLRNVNVVTVSDVNFGARFVIRLLESDGILYSNQTQKGSNLGGTKGEVHPAHDSNSTFAAERHLSAEEPFIFATIGKHGVINDLESKWKPQTEAPEMPNFDQFLGSQMAADALAKGFIVKKLQKQKLKESINLEEYEEFELVVPPGSVLLFPSDTAVGIDDLQAMNIGVKNLIVLDGTWAKAKRVYKENPWLRLLPHLKLVMDTLSLFREVRRQPKAACLSSIESIVYALKAVGENPEGLDNLLDVLDSMVGDQRRCKDERLLQHDH